A region from the Trueperaceae bacterium genome encodes:
- a CDS encoding alpha-glucosidase, which translates to MPGHGAAGLTRAFPLATSRRAVRPGRLAVAPRLAEQDFEFGAFTLVITADSGAHLLVYGRSEAGAFGAPPFRTPAGRAFLAGSAGSYRATGRAGHLRPEERLGASYRHQWLAEVAPTRVAERPALRLRGLLTAQPGDLAAAAAGATPTGACGYELRLVDVDGERLGLEFDLFAAAGAEAEAPAIADLFWQQSPHARVFGFGAQFTYLDMRGRAVPILSAEQGVGRGAQPLTRWTEALGGAGGDWWSTYAPVPGFLTTDLTGLLVTGTEPARFDLRRPGVAAVRVYAPTLRVLAYAAATPAALLERHTRATGRMAPLPDWVHAGAVIGLQGGEAKVERVVAELRAAQAPVAGVWLQDWVGNRQVPFGTRLWWDWQRDRERYPDWHGMRRRLAAQGVRLLTYVNPFLSPVTDRPGGRPGLFEEAEARGYFVRRPDGSTYLTDQGDFVAGLVDLTNPGARAWYLERLAANIHESGACGWMADFGEGLPFDAVLHAGNALEWHNRYPEAWAEFGRDLRGAVAALRGVAPNEIVTFHRSGFTRSPGSAGLFWLGDQTVTWDRFDGLASALTGLLSSGFSGFALQHGDVGGYTSTLPPLPTTLRTPELLARWGELMAFTVVLRSHEGNRPDHNVQVYSDAATREAFAQAARLHASWRALRGELMAEAAAGGMPVARHPWLQYPGDPACADLTEQFFLGPNLLVAPVLRPGAASVRAYLPAGSGAWRHRWTGAAHEGTGAWVEVPAPLGEPGLFDRVR; encoded by the coding sequence GTGCCCGGCCATGGCGCCGCCGGGCTGACGCGGGCGTTCCCGCTCGCCACCAGCCGCCGCGCCGTCAGACCGGGGCGGCTGGCAGTGGCGCCCCGCTTGGCGGAGCAGGACTTCGAGTTCGGCGCCTTCACCCTCGTGATCACGGCCGATAGCGGCGCGCACCTGCTCGTCTACGGCCGGTCGGAGGCGGGCGCGTTCGGCGCGCCGCCATTCCGCACCCCCGCAGGACGCGCCTTCCTGGCGGGAAGTGCCGGGAGCTACCGCGCGACGGGCCGCGCCGGCCACCTGAGGCCCGAGGAGCGCCTGGGCGCCTCGTACCGGCACCAGTGGTTGGCGGAGGTGGCGCCAACGCGCGTCGCGGAGCGGCCCGCGCTGCGGCTGCGGGGGTTGCTCACGGCCCAGCCGGGCGACCTGGCCGCGGCGGCGGCCGGCGCCACGCCTACTGGGGCTTGCGGCTACGAGCTGCGCCTCGTCGACGTAGACGGCGAGCGGCTCGGCCTCGAATTCGACCTGTTCGCCGCTGCCGGCGCCGAGGCCGAGGCACCCGCCATCGCCGACCTGTTCTGGCAGCAGTCGCCTCACGCGCGCGTGTTCGGCTTCGGCGCGCAGTTCACCTACCTCGACATGCGCGGCCGGGCGGTGCCCATCCTCAGCGCCGAGCAGGGCGTCGGCCGCGGGGCGCAGCCGCTCACGCGCTGGACGGAGGCGCTCGGCGGCGCCGGCGGCGACTGGTGGAGCACCTACGCGCCCGTGCCCGGCTTCCTCACCACCGACCTGACGGGCCTGCTGGTGACGGGCACGGAGCCGGCGCGCTTCGACCTGCGCCGGCCCGGGGTGGCCGCCGTGCGCGTCTACGCCCCCACCCTGCGGGTCCTCGCCTACGCCGCGGCCACGCCCGCCGCCCTGCTCGAGCGCCACACGCGCGCAACGGGCCGCATGGCGCCACTCCCCGACTGGGTGCACGCGGGCGCCGTCATCGGCCTGCAGGGCGGCGAGGCCAAGGTGGAGCGCGTGGTGGCCGAGCTCCGCGCCGCCCAAGCGCCCGTGGCGGGCGTGTGGCTGCAGGACTGGGTCGGCAACCGCCAGGTGCCGTTCGGCACTCGCCTCTGGTGGGATTGGCAGCGCGACAGGGAGCGCTACCCCGACTGGCACGGCATGCGGCGGCGGTTGGCGGCGCAGGGCGTGAGGCTCCTCACCTACGTGAACCCGTTCCTGTCACCGGTGACCGACCGGCCCGGCGGCCGCCCGGGCCTGTTCGAGGAGGCCGAGGCGCGCGGGTACTTCGTGAGGCGCCCGGACGGCAGCACCTACCTGACCGACCAGGGCGACTTCGTGGCCGGCCTCGTCGACCTGACGAACCCCGGCGCCCGCGCCTGGTACCTGGAGCGCCTGGCCGCCAACATCCACGAGAGCGGCGCGTGCGGCTGGATGGCCGATTTCGGCGAGGGTCTGCCGTTCGACGCCGTGCTCCACGCCGGCAACGCCCTCGAGTGGCACAACCGTTACCCCGAGGCGTGGGCCGAGTTCGGCCGCGACCTCCGCGGCGCCGTCGCCGCGCTGCGCGGCGTGGCTCCGAACGAGATCGTGACGTTCCACCGCTCCGGCTTCACGCGGAGCCCGGGTAGCGCCGGGCTCTTCTGGCTCGGCGACCAGACCGTCACGTGGGACCGCTTCGACGGCCTCGCCAGCGCCCTCACGGGGCTCCTGTCGAGCGGCTTCTCGGGGTTCGCGCTGCAGCACGGCGACGTTGGCGGCTACACCTCGACCCTGCCGCCACTGCCCACCACCTTGCGCACCCCCGAGCTGCTCGCGCGCTGGGGCGAGCTGATGGCGTTCACGGTGGTGCTGCGCAGCCACGAGGGGAACCGGCCCGACCACAACGTGCAGGTCTACTCGGACGCGGCCACCCGGGAGGCGTTCGCCCAAGCGGCGCGGCTGCACGCCTCCTGGCGCGCGCTGCGGGGCGAGCTCATGGCCGAGGCCGCCGCCGGCGGCATGCCGGTGGCGCGCCACCCGTGGCTGCAGTACCCGGGCGACCCGGCCTGCGCCGACCTGACCGAGCAGTTCTTCCTGGGCCCCAACCTGCTCGTCGCGCCCGTGCTCCGGCCCGGCGCCGCCTCCGTGCGGGCCTACTTGCCTGCCGGCAGCGGGGCGTGGCGGCACCGCTGGACGGGCGCCGCCCACGAGGGCACGGGGGCGTGGGTGGAGGTGCCGGCCCCGCTGGGCGAGCCCGGCCTGTTCGACCGCGTGAGGTGA
- a CDS encoding tripartite tricarboxylate transporter substrate binding protein — MRTFVRGVSTLLLALAVGAALAAPPASLRIMAPASPGGGWDGTSRAMQSALQEAGIVKSVEVFNVPGAGGTIGLAQLATAEKGKDDILMMMGLVMVGAILSNDAPVTLAQTTPIARLTAEYEVIVVPANSPLKTLADLVAALKADPGAVSWAGGSAGGTDHILVGLFAKAVGVDPKAINYIAFSGGGEALASILGGQVTAGVSGYSEWAGQIEAGDLRVLAISSPERQPGIDAPTMREGGVDLDLANWRGVVAPPGISDAARDALVSAIDAMVASDAWAAKLEQFGWTSAYMGGDAFADYLVNEDARVTEILKDIGLVD; from the coding sequence ATGCGTACGTTCGTCCGTGGTGTCTCGACGCTCCTGTTGGCGCTGGCCGTCGGTGCGGCCCTCGCCGCCCCGCCCGCCAGCCTGCGGATCATGGCCCCGGCCTCGCCCGGTGGCGGCTGGGACGGCACCTCCCGCGCCATGCAGTCCGCGCTGCAGGAGGCGGGCATCGTCAAGTCGGTGGAGGTCTTCAACGTCCCCGGCGCCGGCGGGACCATCGGCTTGGCGCAGTTGGCCACGGCCGAGAAGGGCAAGGACGACATCCTGATGATGATGGGCCTCGTGATGGTGGGTGCCATCCTCAGCAACGACGCCCCCGTCACCCTGGCGCAGACCACGCCCATCGCGCGGCTGACCGCCGAGTACGAGGTCATCGTCGTGCCGGCCAACTCGCCCCTCAAGACGCTCGCCGACCTGGTGGCCGCCCTGAAGGCCGACCCCGGCGCCGTCTCGTGGGCCGGCGGCTCGGCGGGCGGCACCGACCATATCCTGGTCGGCCTCTTCGCCAAGGCGGTCGGCGTCGACCCGAAGGCCATCAACTACATCGCCTTCTCTGGCGGCGGCGAGGCGCTCGCGTCCATCCTCGGTGGCCAGGTGACGGCCGGCGTGTCGGGCTACTCGGAGTGGGCCGGCCAGATCGAGGCGGGCGACCTGCGCGTCCTGGCGATCTCATCGCCCGAGCGGCAGCCCGGCATCGACGCCCCCACCATGCGTGAGGGGGGCGTGGACCTCGACCTCGCCAACTGGCGCGGCGTGGTCGCTCCTCCGGGCATCAGCGACGCCGCCAGGGACGCTCTCGTGAGCGCCATCGACGCCATGGTGGCGAGCGACGCCTGGGCGGCCAAGCTCGAGCAGTTCGGGTGGACGAGCGCCTACATGGGCGGCGACGCCTTCGCCGACTACCTCGTCAACGAGGACGCGCGCGTCACCGAGATCCTCAAAGACATAGGCCTCGTCGACTGA
- a CDS encoding tripartite tricarboxylate transporter TctB family protein: MPADEPAPPSRVSWGDLLVALGVLGLGAFFLHGATVIRVLPSYARVGPRFFPFAVAGALLACGAVLAILALSGRRGLPEDSEDADAEAPTDWRVLAVIGAALVLDLFLIEPAGFVLSSTLLFWGVALGFGDRRPLRTIPIGFVLAAGVYLAFTRLLGLTLPAGILPL, encoded by the coding sequence GTGCCGGCCGACGAGCCCGCCCCGCCGAGCCGGGTCTCCTGGGGCGACCTGCTGGTCGCCCTGGGGGTGCTCGGCCTCGGCGCCTTCTTCCTCCACGGCGCCACCGTCATCAGGGTTCTGCCGAGTTACGCCCGGGTGGGTCCGCGCTTCTTCCCGTTCGCGGTGGCGGGCGCGCTCCTCGCCTGCGGCGCCGTGCTCGCCATCTTGGCGCTCTCGGGCCGGCGGGGCCTGCCCGAGGACTCGGAGGACGCGGACGCGGAGGCGCCCACCGACTGGCGGGTGCTCGCCGTGATCGGCGCCGCGCTCGTGTTGGACCTGTTCCTGATCGAGCCCGCGGGCTTCGTGCTCTCCTCCACCCTCCTGTTCTGGGGGGTAGCGCTAGGCTTCGGCGACAGGCGCCCCCTTCGCACGATCCCCATCGGCTTCGTGCTGGCGGCCGGCGTCTACCTCGCCTTCACGCGGCTGTTGGGGCTCACGCTGCCGGCCGGGATCCTGCCCCTATGA
- a CDS encoding tripartite tricarboxylate transporter permease, with amino-acid sequence MDTLTALLHGFSIALTWQNLLWALAGVTLGTMVGILPGIGPALTVALLLPVTYNLDPVASFIMFAGIYYGGMYGGSTTSILLNTPGESASIITAIEGNQMARRGRGAAALATAAIGSFVAGTLATAALTFVAPVMVRLGLAFGPADYFALMVLAFTTVTAVLGSSLVRGLTSLLFGIGLGMVGIDLQSGQARYTLGSLELLDGISVITVAVGLFAVGETLYVASRLRRTQQDVEAIKGSVWMSREEWARSWRPWLRGALLGFPLGSLPAGGAEIPTFLSYSLEKRLSKHKEEFGKGAIEGVAGPEAANNAAAAGVLVPLLTLGIPTSATAAIMLAAFQQFGLQPGPLLFQNAPGLVWGLIASLYVGNAMLLVLNLPLVGMWVRLLTIPRPLLYAGILLFATLGVYSLANSVVDLITLYAIGLVGFLMRRFGFPVAPAVIGMILGPLAEQQFRRALAISQGDYAVFVARPLSLSLLVVAALALVVPVILDARVKRRQRLRELDD; translated from the coding sequence ATGGACACGCTGACCGCGCTCCTGCACGGCTTCAGCATCGCGCTCACCTGGCAGAACCTGCTGTGGGCGCTCGCCGGCGTGACGCTCGGCACGATGGTGGGCATCCTGCCAGGCATCGGCCCGGCGCTTACGGTCGCGCTGCTCCTCCCCGTCACCTACAACCTCGACCCGGTCGCCAGCTTCATCATGTTCGCGGGCATCTACTACGGCGGCATGTACGGCGGCTCCACCACCTCCATCCTCCTGAACACGCCGGGCGAGTCGGCCTCCATCATCACGGCCATCGAGGGGAACCAGATGGCGCGGCGGGGGCGTGGCGCCGCGGCCCTCGCCACGGCCGCCATCGGGTCGTTCGTGGCCGGCACCCTCGCCACGGCGGCGCTCACCTTCGTGGCGCCCGTGATGGTGCGGCTCGGCTTGGCGTTCGGGCCGGCGGACTACTTCGCCCTGATGGTCCTCGCCTTCACGACCGTCACGGCGGTGCTCGGGTCGTCGCTCGTGCGCGGCCTCACGAGCCTGCTGTTCGGCATCGGCCTCGGCATGGTCGGCATCGACCTGCAGAGCGGCCAGGCGCGCTACACGCTCGGCAGCCTGGAACTGCTCGATGGCATAAGCGTCATCACGGTGGCGGTGGGGCTCTTCGCCGTGGGCGAGACGCTCTACGTGGCGTCGCGGCTCCGCCGCACCCAGCAGGACGTGGAGGCCATCAAGGGGTCCGTCTGGATGAGTCGCGAGGAGTGGGCGCGGTCGTGGCGGCCCTGGCTGCGCGGCGCGCTCCTCGGCTTCCCCCTTGGGAGCCTGCCCGCCGGCGGGGCCGAGATCCCGACGTTCCTCAGCTACAGCCTCGAGAAGCGCCTGAGCAAGCACAAGGAGGAGTTCGGCAAGGGCGCCATCGAGGGGGTGGCGGGGCCGGAGGCGGCCAACAACGCCGCGGCGGCCGGCGTCCTCGTGCCGCTGCTCACCCTCGGCATCCCCACGTCGGCGACGGCCGCCATCATGCTGGCGGCGTTCCAGCAGTTCGGCCTGCAACCGGGCCCGCTCCTGTTCCAGAACGCGCCGGGCCTCGTGTGGGGCCTCATCGCCAGCCTCTACGTCGGCAACGCCATGCTGCTCGTGCTCAACCTGCCGCTGGTCGGCATGTGGGTCAGGCTGTTGACCATCCCGCGGCCGCTCCTCTACGCGGGCATCCTGCTGTTCGCCACGCTGGGGGTGTACAGCCTCGCCAACTCCGTCGTCGACCTGATCACCCTCTACGCCATCGGCCTCGTGGGCTTCCTGATGCGGCGCTTCGGTTTCCCGGTGGCGCCGGCGGTGATCGGCATGATCCTCGGACCGTTGGCGGAGCAGCAGTTCAGGCGCGCGCTCGCCATCAGCCAGGGCGATTACGCCGTCTTCGTGGCGCGGCCCCTATCGCTGAGCCTCCTCGTCGTTGCCGCCCTGGCGCTGGTCGTCCCCGTGATCCTCGACGCGCGCGTGAAGCGGCGGCAACGCCTGCGGGAGCTCGACGACTAG
- a CDS encoding QacE family quaternary ammonium compound efflux SMR transporter: protein MAWIVLIVSGLFEAVWATALGRSAGLTRPVPSLVFLAALAVSMGGLAYAMRSLPTGTSYAVWVGVGAGVAVAFAMLSGNEPFSWAKAALLAGLVACIAGLRLVA, encoded by the coding sequence ATGGCGTGGATCGTCCTCATCGTCTCCGGGTTGTTCGAGGCCGTCTGGGCCACCGCCCTCGGCCGCTCGGCCGGCCTCACGCGGCCCGTACCAAGCCTCGTCTTCCTCGCCGCCCTGGCCGTGAGCATGGGGGGCCTAGCCTACGCCATGAGGTCGCTGCCCACCGGCACCTCCTACGCCGTGTGGGTGGGCGTAGGCGCGGGCGTGGCGGTGGCGTTCGCCATGCTCAGCGGCAACGAGCCGTTCTCGTGGGCCAAGGCCGCCCTCCTCGCCGGGCTCGTCGCCTGCATCGCGGGGCTGCGCCTCGTCGCCTGA
- the menC gene encoding o-succinylbenzoate synthase has protein sequence MKIDRIELREVAMRLKFPFRTSFGVERDRRIMLVSVQSGGLTGMAECTAGEFPGYSYETVETAWHVISDFIAPTLVGHDFATPAELLHALRYVRGHNMAVAAVEMAFWDLQARALGVPLWQLLGGRLRPIPVGISLGIQDSIEETVDLARHNAALGYRRVKLKIEPGWDVEPVAAVRAALPDIELTVDANSAYRLNDAPRLLELDDLRLTYIEQPLAYDDLVDHAELQAQLSTAICLDESVHSPEDARKGLAIGAGRVINVKTGRVRGLLAARAVHDVARTFGAPVWCGGMLESGVGRAHNLHVSTLENFTLPGDTSSASRYWTEDIVEQPLEAVNGVQTVPEGPGTGVTLRDDLVARLTRRTQVLKPA, from the coding sequence ATGAAGATCGACCGCATCGAGCTCCGCGAAGTGGCCATGCGCCTCAAGTTCCCGTTCCGCACCTCGTTCGGGGTCGAGCGCGACCGGCGCATCATGCTCGTGTCGGTCCAGTCCGGGGGGCTGACCGGGATGGCAGAGTGCACCGCCGGCGAGTTCCCCGGCTACTCCTACGAGACGGTGGAGACCGCCTGGCACGTGATCAGCGACTTCATCGCCCCCACCCTGGTGGGTCACGACTTCGCGACCCCCGCCGAACTCCTCCACGCCCTGCGCTACGTGCGCGGCCACAACATGGCCGTCGCCGCCGTGGAGATGGCGTTCTGGGACCTGCAGGCCCGCGCGCTCGGCGTGCCGCTGTGGCAGCTCCTGGGCGGGCGGCTGCGGCCCATCCCCGTGGGCATCTCGCTCGGCATCCAGGATTCCATCGAGGAGACGGTCGACCTGGCGCGCCACAACGCCGCGCTCGGCTACCGGCGCGTCAAGCTCAAGATCGAGCCGGGTTGGGACGTGGAGCCGGTGGCCGCCGTGCGCGCCGCCCTCCCCGACATCGAGCTGACCGTCGACGCCAACAGCGCCTACCGCCTGAACGACGCCCCCCGCCTGCTCGAACTCGACGACCTGCGGCTCACCTACATCGAGCAGCCGCTGGCCTACGACGACCTCGTCGACCACGCCGAGTTGCAGGCGCAACTGAGCACGGCCATCTGCCTCGACGAGAGCGTCCACTCGCCCGAGGACGCGCGCAAGGGCCTCGCCATCGGCGCCGGCCGCGTCATCAACGTCAAGACGGGCCGCGTCCGCGGCCTGCTCGCGGCCCGGGCCGTCCACGACGTGGCCAGGACCTTCGGGGCGCCCGTCTGGTGCGGCGGCATGCTCGAGAGCGGCGTGGGCCGCGCCCACAACCTGCACGTGAGCACCCTCGAGAACTTCACGCTTCCCGGCGACACCTCGAGCGCCAGCCGCTACTGGACCGAGGACATCGTCGAGCAGCCGCTCGAGGCCGTGAACGGCGTGCAGACGGTGCCGGAGGGCCCCGGCACGGGAGTGACCCTCAGGGACGACCTCGTGGCGCGCCTGACGCGCCGCACGCAGGTGCTGAAGCCCGCCTGA
- a CDS encoding MurR/RpiR family transcriptional regulator, with the protein MQDSWQARLAQRADDLTAAQRAVADQLHSRQHELAYASATQVARELGVSASSVVRFAQALGYDGWPTLQAELRRQLRETRRLVSLAPEGAEYIEQFVAAQAQNLAGLARQAQVIERAATVLAGAATLWVGGDRASAQVAAYTAHYLRMIRPGVRLLPGNAAGYADRLLDMQATDALLLTSMSRYSRDSVTLARRVRTQLPIVLLTNEASSPLLPFATTSVLFATESISGLPSDVAAYATAHVLVLAVARLAKGVPERLERAEALWAELGLFQEDG; encoded by the coding sequence ATGCAAGATTCGTGGCAAGCCCGGCTGGCGCAGAGAGCCGACGACCTGACGGCCGCCCAACGCGCGGTCGCCGATCAATTGCATAGCCGCCAGCACGAACTCGCCTACGCCAGCGCCACCCAGGTGGCGCGCGAGCTGGGCGTGTCGGCCTCCAGCGTCGTCCGCTTCGCCCAGGCCCTCGGCTACGACGGCTGGCCCACCCTGCAGGCCGAGCTGCGCCGCCAGCTCCGCGAGACGCGGCGCCTCGTCAGCCTCGCGCCCGAGGGCGCCGAGTACATCGAGCAGTTCGTGGCCGCCCAGGCCCAGAACCTTGCCGGTCTGGCGCGGCAGGCCCAGGTGATCGAGCGCGCCGCCACCGTCCTGGCCGGCGCCGCCACGCTCTGGGTGGGCGGCGACCGCGCCAGCGCCCAGGTGGCCGCCTACACCGCCCACTACCTCCGCATGATCAGGCCAGGCGTGCGCCTCCTCCCGGGCAACGCCGCCGGGTACGCCGACCGGCTCCTCGACATGCAAGCGACCGACGCCCTCCTCCTGACCAGCATGAGCCGCTACTCGCGCGACTCGGTGACCTTGGCGCGCCGCGTGCGGACGCAACTCCCCATCGTCCTCCTCACGAACGAGGCGAGCTCGCCGCTGCTGCCCTTCGCCACCACCAGCGTGCTGTTCGCAACCGAGAGCATCTCCGGCCTGCCGTCCGACGTGGCGGCGTACGCTACCGCTCACGTGCTCGTGCTGGCCGTCGCTCGTCTCGCCAAGGGCGTGCCCGAGCGCCTGGAGCGGGCCGAGGCGCTGTGGGCCGAGCTCGGGCTCTTCCAGGAGGACGGTTGA
- a CDS encoding ABC transporter permease, with the protein MARFYLQRLLSLFAVLAGTLVLVFLMLHLTPGDPARALVSNRPVSAEAYERLRAELGLDEPLPLQFVRFAGGVLRGDFGRSHFTKQPVLAEAASRFPITLRLMIGAMLVALALGLPAGIVAAARFGSAFDFLVMSVATLSVSMPGFWVGLMLILAFSVHLGWLPVAGVGGLRYYVLPSIALGTGAAAILARLMRSNLVEVLRSDYVRTARAKGVAPVRVMLVHAFRNAFIPVLTVIGLQVGSLLAGAVVIETVFALPGLGRLLVQGVSSRDYPLVQGLSLLIAATYVIVNFVVDLLYSVVNPRIRYVD; encoded by the coding sequence ATGGCGCGCTTCTACTTGCAACGCCTGCTGTCGTTGTTCGCCGTGTTGGCGGGAACGCTCGTGCTCGTGTTCCTGATGCTGCACCTCACGCCGGGCGACCCGGCGAGGGCGCTCGTCAGCAACCGGCCGGTATCGGCGGAGGCGTACGAGAGGTTGCGCGCCGAGCTGGGACTCGACGAGCCCCTGCCCCTCCAGTTCGTCCGCTTCGCCGGTGGCGTCCTGCGGGGCGACTTCGGGAGGTCGCACTTCACGAAGCAGCCGGTGCTCGCCGAGGCGGCCAGCCGCTTCCCCATCACCCTGCGACTCATGATCGGCGCGATGCTGGTGGCGCTGGCCCTCGGCCTGCCCGCCGGCATCGTCGCCGCCGCCCGCTTCGGCAGCGCCTTCGACTTCCTCGTCATGAGCGTCGCGACCCTGAGCGTCAGCATGCCGGGCTTCTGGGTCGGCCTCATGCTGATCCTCGCCTTCAGCGTCCACTTGGGGTGGTTGCCCGTGGCGGGCGTTGGCGGCCTGCGATACTACGTGCTGCCGTCCATCGCCCTCGGCACGGGCGCCGCCGCCATCCTCGCGCGCCTCATGCGCTCCAACCTCGTCGAGGTCCTGCGCTCCGACTACGTGCGAACGGCGCGGGCCAAGGGCGTCGCCCCGGTCAGGGTCATGCTGGTCCACGCCTTCCGCAACGCCTTCATCCCGGTCCTCACCGTCATCGGCCTGCAGGTCGGCTCGCTCCTCGCCGGGGCCGTCGTCATCGAGACGGTGTTCGCCCTGCCGGGCCTTGGGCGCCTGCTGGTGCAGGGCGTGTCGAGCCGGGATTACCCCCTCGTCCAGGGCCTGAGCCTGCTCATCGCCGCCACCTACGTGATCGTCAACTTCGTCGTCGACCTGCTCTATAGCGTCGTCAACCCACGCATCCGGTACGTGGACTGA